The stretch of DNA ATCAGCGTGAACGACTGGATGACTTCGATGCTGACGGCCGCCGCCATCAGGTCGATGGTGACGCCGTTTAACGTCGGGAACTCGCGGTAATCCGTCTGCTCCGGACTCACGTCTACGAGTGCCTCACCGACCAGCAACAGCATGGCCGGGCGCAGTCGCTTGCCACCGGCATCGAGCAGATGGCGCGACGCCTTATACAGGCGTTCGGGGCTGGTGACCGGCAGGTCCTCGCCGATGGCGTCGTTGACCAGGTCGCGGCGGGCGGCGAGTGCGTCTGTAACTGCCATGTTCCGCATGTCCATTTACTCGACCAGCTGGATGATGTTCCCGTTGCGCGTGACGTGCAGGTCACGGCCCATCGTGTAGCCCTCGTTTTCGGCGAGGTCGACGTACGGCGCGAAGCCTTTCATGTCCTGGTGGGCAGGGATGACGTGCTGTGGCTGGAGCGTGCGGAGCATCTCGTACAGTCCTTCCTGGGACATGTGCCCGGAAACGTGGACGTCGTCGTAGATGCGTGCGCCCTGCATGCGCAGGAGCTTCTCAGACTGGTAGCGCTGGCCTTCGTTGGTCGGCTCCGGGATGACGCGCGCGGAGAAGACGACCTTGTCGCCTTCTTCCAACTCGTACGGCGTCTCGCCGCGGCCCATGCGCGTGAGCATGGCGCGTGGCTCGCCCTGGTGGCCGGTCACGATAGGCAGGAAGTTCTCCTTGCCCTCTTTCATGATGCGTTTGAACGTGCGGTCGACCGACTTGCGGTGACCGTACATCCCGAGGTCGTCCGGGAAGTCGACGAAGTTGAGGCGCTCTGCGGTACCCGAGTACTTCTCCATCGAGCGACCGAGGAGGACTGGCTGGCGGCCGATGTCCTCTGCGAACTCGACGAGCGACTTCACACGCGCGACGTGCGAGGAGAACGTGGTTGCGACGATGCCGCCGTCGTAGTCCTCCATGCTGTGGATGACGTCTTTGAGGTGTTTGCGTGCGACGGACTCGCTCGGCGTGCGGCCCTTGCGTCCGGCGTTCGTACAGTCTTCGATGTACGCGAGGACGCCGTTTTCGGAGTTGGCAATCTCGCGGAACCGCTTCATGTCGATTGGGTCGCCAAGCACCGGCGTGTGGTCCATCCGCTTGTCGAGGCCGTAGACAACCGCGCCCTCCGGGGTGTGGAGCACGGGGTTGATGGCGTCGATGATGGAGTGGGTGACGTTGACGAATTCGAGTTCGACTTCCTCGGAGATGGACATCGTCTCACCGGGGTCCATCTTGATGAGGTCGTTTTGGACACCGAACTTCTCTTCGCCCTCGATCTGCTGTTTGACGAGTTCGATGGTGAACGGCGTCGCAACGATTGGGGCGTTGTAGCGGTGGGCGAGCTTGCTGATTGCGCCGATGTGGTCAAGGTGACCGTGGGTCGGGACAATCGCTTTGACGTCGCCCTCAAGGTCGCTCATGACACGGTCGTCCGGGATGGCACCCATGTCGATGAGGTCTAAGCTGTGCATTCGTTCGGTCTCGACGTTGTCGTGAATCAGGACCTGTGAAAGGTTGAGGCCCATGTCGAAGATTACAACGTCGTCACCTGCGCGGACGGCAGTCATCTGCCGACCGACTTCTTCATAGCCGCCTATCGTAGCAATTTCAATTTCCATGGTTATAGCTCCGAGCGGAGCCCTCCAACCAGACGGTTCTGCATGAGCCTCCGGCGGGTCCCCGCCGAACGCCCACAACCGCACGAGGTGGACGGCTTGCTGTCTCGGTTACGGAACGGTACGAACTCGGGTCTTAAAAAGGACGTGGAATGGTGGGCGACTCCGCACTCAGTTGCCCCGGCCGTCGATTCGGGTGCCCGGTGACTTGCCTGCGAGAAACGCCGCGAGGTCATCGAGACCGAAGATGTCTGCGGGTGCGCCGAGGGTGAGCAGTTCGCGAACCTTCCCGGCCATCCCACCTGAGACGTCCGTCGCATCACTCTCACCGAGTGCTTGCGCGACCGACTCGAATGACGTGATTTCGGGGATGACATTGTTCTCCGCATCGAGCACGCCCGGAACCGCAGAACAGAGCCCAACCCGGTCTGCATCGAGCGACTGGGCGAGTGCCGTCACGATTTCGTCGCCGCTCACGACGGTCACACCCTTGCCTTCGTGGGCGATGACGTCGCCGTGGAGTACGGGGACAAACCCCTCTGCGAGCAGCGTTTCGACGGCCGTCGTCCCGAGCGTGAGTGCCCCGGCAGCGTCCCGCGATGCCGTCGACAGCGTGTGGACCGGCACGGCGGGCACGCCCGCTTCGTTCAGCCGGTGGACGACGACTTCGTTCAGGCGCTTCATCGCCTCGTGGATGTCGAGGACGGCGTCCGGGTCGTGGGTGCCGTCGGTGGTCGAAACGTCGTACTTGTTCGCGTGATGGTGGCCAAAGCTCCCGCCGCCGTGGACGAGGACGAGCCGCGAGATGTCGGCGTTGGCGAGCATCCCGACTGCCTTTCCGAGGCGCGGTTCGTGGATTTTCTCGACGCCTTCTTTCTCGGTGATGATACTGCCGCCGAGTTTGAGCACCGTCGTCATGGTTCCTCCACGCGCACGCCTTCGGTGTCGAGTTCGGCGCGGAAGGCATCTTCACAGCCCATGGTAAAGCGAAGCGCCGTCGCCGTCGCGTCCGTTTCGTCGAGTGCGACGATACAGCCACCGCCACCCGCGCCCGTGAGTTTTGCACCGAGCGCATCGGCGTCACGCGCCGCCCACACCATCGTATCGAGCGAACGCGAGGAGACGCCGAGGGCTTCGAGCAGTCCGTGATTGAAGTTCATGAGTCGGCCGAGTTCCTCGATATTGCCGTCTGCCAGCGCCTGCTCTCCGTGACGGACGATGTCGCCGATGGCAGAAACGGTGTTCGCAGCGAAGTCGTACTCTTCGCGGAGTTTGCGAACGCCTGCGACGAGCACGCCCGTGTCACCCGCACCGCCGTCGTAGCCGATGACGAACGGGAGGTTGTCGGGTGCGTCGATGGTTCGACAGTCGTCGCCTTCGACGCGCACCGCCCCGCCCATCGCAGAGCAGAACGTGTCCGCGCGCGACGCTTGCCCGTCTTGGACGTCGAGTTCGACCTGATAGGCGCGGTCTGCGAGCTGTTCGTTGGTAAGTTCGACGCCGAGTTCGCGGGTGGCGGCGTCGATGGCCGCGACGACCACGGCGGCAGAAGAGCCAAGCCCCGCACCGAGCGGAATCGAACTTTCGATGGTGATGTCGAAGCCAGCGTCTGGCTGGTTCGCCGCGTCTCGCGCCTGTGAGACGGCACCGTCGATGTAGCCCATCGCAGCGCGAACGAGGCCGCTTGGCACGTCCACGTCGGGTGCGCCGCCCGCGTCACCGCTGTACTCGACGGTGAACCCGTCGAGTGTGAGGTCGGCTGCCTGCACGCGAAGGCGGCCGTCATCGCGGGCGTCTACGGTGACTCGCGCGCGGCGTTCGATAGCACAGGGGACGGCCGGTTCCCCGTACACGACGGCGTGCTCACCAAAGAGATAGACCTTGCCTGGAGCACTTGAAACGGTCATTACCCATTCGAGGGTTCGAGGGATAACAGTAGTTGCGAATTTACCCGTCACGCATCCTCACATTTCAATAGTGATGACCGCAATCCCTGCAGATATGTCACTCACCGCGCGAATGCGTCGCCACGTAGAGGAGACGATTCGCCGGTTCGACGCGGCCTACGGCACCTACGAAATCGTCGAAAAGGCCGCAACGTGGCCCACCGGACGCTACGACGGCGCCGCCGCCCACTTCGAGGAGACCGGCGACCTCGGCGGGGCGGGCGTCTGGCTCTCGAACCGCGACGGCGAAGTGCTCCTCATCCGGCGGGTTGGCGAAGCCGCGTGGACCGCGCCGGGCGGCTACATCAACCCCGACGAATCCTACGAAGAAACCGCACGCCGTGAAGTGCGCGAAGAGACGAGCGTCGAGTGTTTGCTCACCGGACTCAATCAGGTGCACGTCACGACCGTCACCGACGACGCGGACCCCTCCCGACCGGAGCTGTTCAACCTCTCTGTGGTGTTCGACGGCCAGCACCTCTCGGGGTCACCAGAGCCGGACGCAGACGAAGTCGAAGCGGCGCGCTGGTGGGACGTGCTCCCAGACCAGCTTCAGCATCCAGAACTCCACCAACTGCCTCTCCCCGAGCGAACGCCGTCGCTCACGGACGATGAATAAGAAACGAAAAAGGGCGGCTTAAATCTCGCTCTCGAAGTCTTCGAGGGCGTAGGACGGCTCTGCGCCGCGGCGGTCGAGCGTCTCGTTGGCAAGCAGCCAGTAGACGACCGACAGCGCTTTGCGACCCTTGTTGTTCGTTGGGACGACGAGGTCTACGTTGCTGGTCGAGTTGTTGGAGTCGCACATGGCGATGACCGGAATTCCAACGGTGATGGCCTCTTTTACGGCCTGACTGTCACCAATCGGGTCGGTCACCACGACGACGTCCGGCTCGATGTAGCCTGCGTAGTCGGGGTTGGTCAGCGTTCCGGGGATGAAGCGGCCCGTTCGGGCGCGTGCGCCGACGGCGTCGGCGAACTTCTCTGCCGGGAAGCGACCGTACTGGCGACTCGAGGTCACCAGAATCTGTTCTGGGTTGTAGCCCGCAAGGAAGTCCGCAGCGGTGCGGATGCGCTCGTCTGTTTTCGAGATGTCAAGGACGTACAGACCGTCGTCACGGACGCGGTGGATGAACCGCTCCATGTACTTGGTCTTCTGCTGAGTACCGATGTGGACACCAGCGGCGAGGTAATCCTCGACCGGGATGAGGAGGTCTGCCTCCTCCTGGTTGTCCATCACGTCCTCGTCAAGCACGGGGCTCTCTTCTTCGGCCTCGGTGGCCGGCTCTTCGTCATCTGCCTCTCGGACGTCCGTGTCGGGGTCGACCTCGGGTTCCGCACCGGCCTCGCCGGTCGGCTCCTGGTCGATCTCCTCCTCGGCCGCCTCGAGGCCTTCTTCTTGTTCGTTATCGCTCATGCGTTTGCCTCGATTCGGATGAGTTCGTTGAGTTTTGCAGTGCGCTCGCCGCCTACGGCACCCGTCTTGATGAACGGGGCGTCGGTCGCGACAGCGAGGTGTGCGATCGTCGTGTCCTCTGTCTCACCACTGCGGTGGGAGATAACCGGGTCGTACCCGTTTCGGACGGCGAGTTCAACGGCGTCGAACGCGTCACTCAGCGTGCCAATCTGGTTTGGCTTGATGAGGATGCTGTTCGCCGCGCCCATGTCGATGCCGTCTGCGAGTCGCTCGGTGTTGGTGACGAACAGGTCGTCACCACAGATGAGCGTCCGGTCGCCAACGGTCTCGGTGAGCGCTTTGAAGCCGTCAAAGTCGTTCTCGTCGAGGGGGTCCTCGACGTACACGAGGTCGTAGTCAGTGACGAGGGAGGCGATGTAGTCTACTTGTTCGTCAGGCGTGCGCGTGACGTCTCCGTAGTGGTACTCGCCGTCTTCGAACAACTCGGATGCGGCCACGTCGAGGCCGAATCGAATCTCGAAGCCAACGTCGTCTTCGACCGCGTCTGTTGCTTCGGCCATGATGTCGAACGCTTCGGCGTCGTCAATCGATGGTGCCCATGCGCCTTCATCGCCTTTCGCTGCCGCAACGCCGCGAGCGTCGAGCAGTTCTTTGACCGTGTCGTGAACTGCCGCGTTCGCGAACACCGCGTCCTCGACGCTCGGTGCGCCGATGGGGGCTGAAAGGAACTCCTGGATGTACGTCGCGTCGGTGGCGTGTTCGCCGCCGCCGATGACGTTGCCGAGGGGGACGGGGAACGTGTTCCCACGGAACGTTCCACCGAGGTGCTGATAGAGGGGCGCGCCGAGCAGGTCGGCGGCCGCCTTCGCCGCGGCCATCGAAATGGCGACGGCGCTGTTTGCACCAAGCTCGGAGAAGTTGTCCGTGCCGTCTGCGGCGCGCAGGGCTGCGTCAACGCTGCGCTGGTCGCCTGCGTACACCTTCCCGACGAGTCGGGGGATGGCGTGTTCGCGGGCGGCCGCGATGGCCTCTTCGACGGGGAGTTCAATGGCTTCGAATTCGCCCGTACTCGCGCCACTTGGGGCTGCTGCACGGCCGAATCCACCGCTTTCGGTGCGCACGTCTGCTTCGACCGTCGGGTTGCCCCGCGAGTCGAGAATCGCGCGTAAGTGAACCTCGGAGATGAGCGTCACTGCTTTGCACCTCGGTTGACGGTAAACGGCAGGACACCGGCGTCGAACTCCTCGGCTGCGATGAGAATCGGTTGGGATTCGTCCGTCTCAATGAGGACGGGCGCGCCGTACGACACCTGCAGGGCGCGTGCCCCGAGGATGCGTGCTTTTTCGTACCGGCTGTATCGTTGCATGGATATCACTGGTATGGGGCGACGACATCGACGAGGTCGCGGTGCGACACTAGCATGCGCCGACAGCAGAATCGGTCCAGCCCGAGGTCGTCGAGTACTTGTTCGGGGTCTTCATCGCCATCTAAGGCGCGTGCTTCGAATTCTTCCCAGTGTTCGCCGACAACTTTGCCGCACGTGAAACACCGGACTGGTATCATCATGGCGTGGTCACCTCAGCGGTAGGACTTCTGGTAGCGGGCACGAGCGCCGGGCCCGCCCCACTTCTTTGGTTCAGACTGGCGAACGTCGTTCACCAGCAGGGAACGGTCGAACTCCATGAACGCGTCGCGGAGTTCGGCGTCCGCAGAGTGCTCAACCAGTCCACGCGCGATGGCGGTGCGGACTGCGTCGGCCTGTCCGACGACGCCGCCGCCTTGCACGTGCACTTCGATGTCGACCGAGTCGCGCAGGCCTTCGGAGATGCGGAACGGCTCCAGCATCTTGAGGCGGGCGAGTTCTGGTTCGACCAGTTCGACTGGCTGGGAATTGATACGCACGCGACCTTCGCCTGCTTTGACCGTTGCACGGGCGATGGCCGTCTTCTTCTTACCACTCGTATTCGTTACCATGTGACGTTGGCCCCCAGTTTTTCGCTCACTTCGCCCAGTTGGACAAAGCGGATGTTCGATAAGCGGTCGATCGACGTGCCTTCAAGGACTTCGCCGTCGTCGTCGTACGGGTTACCCACGTAGACGCGGACGGATTCGAGCGCCTCACGGCCACGCTGCGTTTTGTATGGCAGCATGCCGCGGATGGCGCGCTTGAAGATCATGTCGGGACGCTTTGGGTAGTATGGGCCCTGGTCAGAGCCGATCTCGGCACGCTTCTCGTAGACCGAGAAGATGTCGTCTTTGCTGCCGGTGATGATGGTTTCTTCTGCGTTCACCACGGCAACGCGCTCGCCGTCTAAGGCGAGCTGGGCGACCTGGCTGGCCACCCGACCCATGATGCAGTCGCGGGCGTCGACAATGACGTCGACGTCGAATTCGGCTGCGCTCATTGAATCACCCGAATGTTCGTTCCGTTGGGGTTCTGTTCAAGGATCTGTTCCAGCTTAACTGGCTCACCGACTTGCTTGATCTTCGTCTCTGCTGACGACGAGAAGTCGACTGCAGCGACGGTGACCGACTTTTGAAGGACGCCACTGCCGAGCACCTTTCCAGGTACAACGACGGTTTCGTCCTCTTTGGCGTACCGCTCGATACGGCCCAGGTTGACCTCTGCGTGGTTACGCCGGGGCTTTTCGAGTCGGTCAGCAACATCGCTCCAGATGTCGGCACCCGAATCACGGGCGGTCGACTTCAGGTCGGCGATGAGACTGGCGAGCCTCGGATTCGTCTTACTCATAATATCGCTCCTGGTGGAAAACTGAGTGCAGGGGGCAGGATTTGAACCTGCGGACTCCTACGAGACAGCGCCCTGAACGCTGCGCCGTTGGCCTGACTTGGCTACCCCTGCTCGCATGCATGTGTTTTGGGTTGGCCTTCAAACCTGTTTCGATTGCACACCCGGTCCTGCCGGTGGTTTTGTGGGCAGGCGTCCGGGACTGAATGTGGTTTGAAGGGATCATTGGTCTGCTTACAGTTGGACTGCTTCTTCGAGTTCTGCGGCGCGGTCACCGAGACTATCGGCGGCGGCGAGGACGAGGTCTGCGACGGTGAACGACCCGTCAGTTTCGACGTCGAACACGAACGCGTTCGGCACGTCGGTGACTTCGACTTCCTTGCCTGGATACCGCTTCGAGAGGTCGTGGTCGAACTCTTCGGTGCCGACCAGTTCTCCGTCTTCTTCGATTACACCACGAAGGATGTTCGGTTCGTCATCCTCAAACTCACCTGCGTCACCGACGACCTCGACACGCTGGAGGTGTCGGTAGCCAACGGCCACCCCACCTTGGAACTTCGCGTGGGATTTGCCGGTGTCGAGAACCGCGTCGGCCTCGAATTCGAGACGCTGGCTCTCTTTGAGTTCGACGATGGGGACGTTCTGGTCTGCGGGCTGGACGAGGTCGTCCGCCGAGACGAGGTCGCCCGAGTACGCCGTTGCCGGCCCTTTCACGTCGAGACTCAGGGTGACGGTGTCACCGAGCTCGAACTCGCCGATGGGCGAGGTGAGCGGGACGAGACCCAGTCGCAGGGCGATCATCTCGTCGAACATCACACTCGAGTTCTCGATGAACCGAACCGTGTCGATCGACAGCGTGGGCACGTCCGTAATCATCGCGCGGCGGATGCCGTTTGCGAATGCCGGGGTGACCCCACGGACGAGGAATCGCGACCTGCGATCCGTGTAGTCGATGAACTCCACTTCGTAGTCGACAGCCATTGTTAGAACCCGCTGTTCTTAGGAGCACGAGTGCCGTCGTGCGGAATTGGCGTGACGTCTTCGATGCGGCCGATTTCGAGTCCGGCACGGGCGAGCGCGCGAATCGTCGCCTGTGCGCCGGGGCCTGGGTTCTTCTGGAGGTTGCCACCGGGGCCACGCACACGGATGTGCAGGCCAGTGATACCAGCGGCGTGAATCTCCTCTGCGACCGTCTCAGCCATCTGCATCGCCGCGTACGGGGATGCTTCGTCACGGTTCTGCTTGACTACGGTACCACCGGACGATTTGACGATCGTCTCGGCGCCCGTCTGGTCGGTGACCGTGATGATGGTGTTGTTGAACGATGCGTAAACGTGGGCAATGCCCCATTTTTCTTCTTCAGAACTCATTGTTGGTCCTCCGAACGCTCAGGGTGCAGGTCGTCTGCGAGTGGGCTGGTCTCGTCGAACGCGACCGAATCCTCATCTGCGACGGATACCTTCGCAGAGGGAGTGGTAACACGGCTGCCGGCGACGGTGACGTGACCGTGGACGATGAACTGGCGTGCCTGCTTTGGCGTGTGACCGAGGCCTTTGCGGTAGGCGACCGTCTGGAGACGGCGTTCGAGCACGTCGTTCACGTCGAGACTCAGGACGTCGTCAAGGCTGTCGTCCTCGGAGAGGATGCCGATGCGCTTGAGACGGGCGAGGAACTGGGAACCGCGCTCGGT from Haladaptatus sp. ZSTT2 encodes:
- a CDS encoding DNA-directed RNA polymerase subunit D; amino-acid sequence: MAVDYEVEFIDYTDRRSRFLVRGVTPAFANGIRRAMITDVPTLSIDTVRFIENSSVMFDEMIALRLGLVPLTSPIGEFELGDTVTLSLDVKGPATAYSGDLVSADDLVQPADQNVPIVELKESQRLEFEADAVLDTGKSHAKFQGGVAVGYRHLQRVEVVGDAGEFEDDEPNILRGVIEEDGELVGTEEFDHDLSKRYPGKEVEVTDVPNAFVFDVETDGSFTVADLVLAAADSLGDRAAELEEAVQL
- a CDS encoding NUDIX hydrolase, whose translation is MTAIPADMSLTARMRRHVEETIRRFDAAYGTYEIVEKAATWPTGRYDGAAAHFEETGDLGGAGVWLSNRDGEVLLIRRVGEAAWTAPGGYINPDESYEETARREVREETSVECLLTGLNQVHVTTVTDDADPSRPELFNLSVVFDGQHLSGSPEPDADEVEAARWWDVLPDQLQHPELHQLPLPERTPSLTDDE
- a CDS encoding 30S ribosomal protein S9 — its product is MVTNTSGKKKTAIARATVKAGEGRVRINSQPVELVEPELARLKMLEPFRISEGLRDSVDIEVHVQGGGVVGQADAVRTAIARGLVEHSADAELRDAFMEFDRSLLVNDVRQSEPKKWGGPGARARYQKSYR
- a CDS encoding 50S ribosomal protein L18e translates to MSKTNPRLASLIADLKSTARDSGADIWSDVADRLEKPRRNHAEVNLGRIERYAKEDETVVVPGKVLGSGVLQKSVTVAAVDFSSSAETKIKQVGEPVKLEQILEQNPNGTNIRVIQ
- a CDS encoding ribonuclease J produces the protein MEIEIATIGGYEEVGRQMTAVRAGDDVVIFDMGLNLSQVLIHDNVETERMHSLDLIDMGAIPDDRVMSDLEGDVKAIVPTHGHLDHIGAISKLAHRYNAPIVATPFTIELVKQQIEGEEKFGVQNDLIKMDPGETMSISEEVELEFVNVTHSIIDAINPVLHTPEGAVVYGLDKRMDHTPVLGDPIDMKRFREIANSENGVLAYIEDCTNAGRKGRTPSESVARKHLKDVIHSMEDYDGGIVATTFSSHVARVKSLVEFAEDIGRQPVLLGRSMEKYSGTAERLNFVDFPDDLGMYGHRKSVDRTFKRIMKEGKENFLPIVTGHQGEPRAMLTRMGRGETPYELEEGDKVVFSARVIPEPTNEGQRYQSEKLLRMQGARIYDDVHVSGHMSQEGLYEMLRTLQPQHVIPAHQDMKGFAPYVDLAENEGYTMGRDLHVTRNGNIIQLVE
- the rpsB gene encoding 30S ribosomal protein S2 translates to MSDNEQEEGLEAAEEEIDQEPTGEAGAEPEVDPDTDVREADDEEPATEAEEESPVLDEDVMDNQEEADLLIPVEDYLAAGVHIGTQQKTKYMERFIHRVRDDGLYVLDISKTDERIRTAADFLAGYNPEQILVTSSRQYGRFPAEKFADAVGARARTGRFIPGTLTNPDYAGYIEPDVVVVTDPIGDSQAVKEAITVGIPVIAMCDSNNSTSNVDLVVPTNNKGRKALSVVYWLLANETLDRRGAEPSYALEDFESEI
- a CDS encoding DNA-directed RNA polymerase subunit K, translating into MQRYSRYEKARILGARALQVSYGAPVLIETDESQPILIAAEEFDAGVLPFTVNRGAKQ
- the mvk gene encoding mevalonate kinase gives rise to the protein MTVSSAPGKVYLFGEHAVVYGEPAVPCAIERRARVTVDARDDGRLRVQAADLTLDGFTVEYSGDAGGAPDVDVPSGLVRAAMGYIDGAVSQARDAANQPDAGFDITIESSIPLGAGLGSSAAVVVAAIDAATRELGVELTNEQLADRAYQVELDVQDGQASRADTFCSAMGGAVRVEGDDCRTIDAPDNLPFVIGYDGGAGDTGVLVAGVRKLREEYDFAANTVSAIGDIVRHGEQALADGNIEELGRLMNFNHGLLEALGVSSRSLDTMVWAARDADALGAKLTGAGGGGCIVALDETDATATALRFTMGCEDAFRAELDTEGVRVEEP
- a CDS encoding DNA-directed RNA polymerase subunit N, encoding MMIPVRCFTCGKVVGEHWEEFEARALDGDEDPEQVLDDLGLDRFCCRRMLVSHRDLVDVVAPYQ
- a CDS encoding 30S ribosomal protein S4: MSLPGQNTKFYETPNHPFQGERIAEEHGLAGRYGLKNKEELWKAQSELRNYRREARELLGQTQGDTELATERGSQFLARLKRIGILSEDDSLDDVLSLDVNDVLERRLQTVAYRKGLGHTPKQARQFIVHGHVTVAGSRVTTPSAKVSVADEDSVAFDETSPLADDLHPERSEDQQ
- the eno gene encoding phosphopyruvate hydratase, with amino-acid sequence MTLISEVHLRAILDSRGNPTVEADVRTESGGFGRAAAPSGASTGEFEAIELPVEEAIAAAREHAIPRLVGKVYAGDQRSVDAALRAADGTDNFSELGANSAVAISMAAAKAAADLLGAPLYQHLGGTFRGNTFPVPLGNVIGGGEHATDATYIQEFLSAPIGAPSVEDAVFANAAVHDTVKELLDARGVAAAKGDEGAWAPSIDDAEAFDIMAEATDAVEDDVGFEIRFGLDVAASELFEDGEYHYGDVTRTPDEQVDYIASLVTDYDLVYVEDPLDENDFDGFKALTETVGDRTLICGDDLFVTNTERLADGIDMGAANSILIKPNQIGTLSDAFDAVELAVRNGYDPVISHRSGETEDTTIAHLAVATDAPFIKTGAVGGERTAKLNELIRIEANA
- a CDS encoding 50S ribosomal protein L13, encoding MSAAEFDVDVIVDARDCIMGRVASQVAQLALDGERVAVVNAEETIITGSKDDIFSVYEKRAEIGSDQGPYYPKRPDMIFKRAIRGMLPYKTQRGREALESVRVYVGNPYDDDGEVLEGTSIDRLSNIRFVQLGEVSEKLGANVTW
- a CDS encoding isopentenyl phosphate kinase; amino-acid sequence: MTTVLKLGGSIITEKEGVEKIHEPRLGKAVGMLANADISRLVLVHGGGSFGHHHANKYDVSTTDGTHDPDAVLDIHEAMKRLNEVVVHRLNEAGVPAVPVHTLSTASRDAAGALTLGTTAVETLLAEGFVPVLHGDVIAHEGKGVTVVSGDEIVTALAQSLDADRVGLCSAVPGVLDAENNVIPEITSFESVAQALGESDATDVSGGMAGKVRELLTLGAPADIFGLDDLAAFLAGKSPGTRIDGRGN
- a CDS encoding 30S ribosomal protein S11, with amino-acid sequence MSSEEEKWGIAHVYASFNNTIITVTDQTGAETIVKSSGGTVVKQNRDEASPYAAMQMAETVAEEIHAAGITGLHIRVRGPGGNLQKNPGPGAQATIRALARAGLEIGRIEDVTPIPHDGTRAPKNSGF